One Hordeum vulgare subsp. vulgare chromosome 4H, MorexV3_pseudomolecules_assembly, whole genome shotgun sequence DNA window includes the following coding sequences:
- the LOC123449459 gene encoding protein SOSEKI 2-like isoform X1: MEAAGEGRKLHHHAGGGRAQMEPSPERGRPAYVSAATARSAPARPMRRVQIIYYLCRNGQLEHPHFMELAQHPHQPLRLKDVMDKLTLLRGKGMPALFSWSCKRNYKNGYVWNDLSEGDVIYPSDGVEYVLKGSEIFPGCSSAVGADRFQHLRVTDRSPTKPPLALPHSHKQYVDGYRDDAGEDPEDDELGYPYHRRAGGARLAGPNKAVSARTNRGHPVELPVEETSPPSSTSSDKPPPAQQASRCDEAEPNRAGSMLLQLIACGAVTAGPAKCGGRAEPRRSCGLVSRLSSRAGAEDDEDEEEEGEEEAGGELGRRFGRVGVQEKEYFSGSIIVDSGGRGTPLPASSLKRSNSYTGERGSRLGVGGIGEEAADERIGGEEGMMRGRCIPGRKRQPQQQK; the protein is encoded by the exons ATGGAGGCGGCGGGAGAGGGGAGGAAGCTCCATCACCACGCGGGCGGCGGCAGGGCGCAGATGGAGCCGAGCCCGGAGCGTGGCAGGCCGGCGTACGTGTCGGCCGCGACGGCGAGGTCCGCTCCGGCGAGGCCCATGCGGCGGGTGCAGATCATCTACTACCTCTGCCGGAACGGCCAGCTCGAGCACCCCCACTTCATGGAGCTCGCGCAGCACCCCCACCAGCCACTTCGCCTCAAAG atgtgatggacaagcTGACGCTGCTGAGGGGGAAAGGCATGCCCGCTCTCTTCTCCTGGTCATGCAAGAG GAACTACAAGAACGGCTACGTGTGGAACGACCTCTCGGAGGGCGACGTGATTTACCCGTCCGACGGCGTCGAGTACGTCCTCAAGGGCTCCGAGATCTTCCCCGGCTGTTCCTCCG CTGTTGGAGCGGACCGGTTCCAGCACCTCCGGGTGACCGACAGGTCGCCGACCAAGCCGCCGCTGGCCCTCCCGCACAGCCACAAGCAGTACGTGGACGGCTACCGGGACGACGCCGGCGAGGACCCCGAGGACGACGAGCTCGGGTACCCGTACCACCGGCGAGCGGGCGGGGCTCGGCTGGCCGGGCCGAACAAGGCCGTCTCGGCACGCACCAACCGTGGCCACCCCGTGGAGCTGCCAGTCGAGGAGACCTCGCCGCCGTCGTCGACGTCGTccgacaagccgccgccggcgcagcAGGCGAGCCGCTGCGACGAGGCCGAGCCTAACAGGGCCGGGTCGATGCTCCTGCAGCTCATCGCGTGCGGGGCGGTCACCGCCGGCCCGGCCAAGTGCGGCGGGCGGGCCGAGCCGAGGCGGAGCTGCGGCCTGGTGAGCCGGCTGTCGTCCCGCGCCGGCGCGGAggatgacgaggacgaggaggaggagggggaggaggaggcgggcggCGAGCTGGGCCGGCGGTTCGGGCGCGTGGGTGTGCAGGAGAAGGAGTACTTCAGCGGCAGCATCATCGTGGATAGCGGAGGCAGGGGCACCCCGCTGCCTGCCTCCTCGCTCAAACGCTCCAACTCGTACACCGGGGAGAG GGGCTCGAGGCTTGGCGTGGGGGGTATCGGCGAGGAGGCAGCGGACGAGCGGATTGGAGGGGAGGAGGGGATGATGAGGGGAAGGTGCATCCCGGGCAGGAAGAGGCAGCCGCAGCAGCAGAAGTAG
- the LOC123449459 gene encoding protein SOSEKI 2-like isoform X2: protein MEAAGEGRKLHHHAGGGRAQMEPSPERGRPAYVSAATARSAPARPMRRVQIIYYLCRNGQLEHPHFMELAQHPHQPLRLKDVMDKLTLLRGKGMPALFSWSCKRNYKNGYVWNDLSEGDVIYPSDGVEYVLKGSEIFPGCSSAVGADRFQHLRVTDRSPTKPPLALPHSHKQYVDGYRDDAGEDPEDDELGYPYHRRAGGARLAGPNKAVSARTNRGHPVELPVEETSPPSSTSSDKPPPAQQASRCDEAEPNRAGSMLLQLIACGAVTAGPAKCGGRAEPRRSCGLVSRLSSRAGAEDDEDEEEEGEEEAGGELGRRFGRVGVQEKEYFSGSIIVDSGGRGTPLPASSLKRSNSYTGER, encoded by the exons ATGGAGGCGGCGGGAGAGGGGAGGAAGCTCCATCACCACGCGGGCGGCGGCAGGGCGCAGATGGAGCCGAGCCCGGAGCGTGGCAGGCCGGCGTACGTGTCGGCCGCGACGGCGAGGTCCGCTCCGGCGAGGCCCATGCGGCGGGTGCAGATCATCTACTACCTCTGCCGGAACGGCCAGCTCGAGCACCCCCACTTCATGGAGCTCGCGCAGCACCCCCACCAGCCACTTCGCCTCAAAG atgtgatggacaagcTGACGCTGCTGAGGGGGAAAGGCATGCCCGCTCTCTTCTCCTGGTCATGCAAGAG GAACTACAAGAACGGCTACGTGTGGAACGACCTCTCGGAGGGCGACGTGATTTACCCGTCCGACGGCGTCGAGTACGTCCTCAAGGGCTCCGAGATCTTCCCCGGCTGTTCCTCCG CTGTTGGAGCGGACCGGTTCCAGCACCTCCGGGTGACCGACAGGTCGCCGACCAAGCCGCCGCTGGCCCTCCCGCACAGCCACAAGCAGTACGTGGACGGCTACCGGGACGACGCCGGCGAGGACCCCGAGGACGACGAGCTCGGGTACCCGTACCACCGGCGAGCGGGCGGGGCTCGGCTGGCCGGGCCGAACAAGGCCGTCTCGGCACGCACCAACCGTGGCCACCCCGTGGAGCTGCCAGTCGAGGAGACCTCGCCGCCGTCGTCGACGTCGTccgacaagccgccgccggcgcagcAGGCGAGCCGCTGCGACGAGGCCGAGCCTAACAGGGCCGGGTCGATGCTCCTGCAGCTCATCGCGTGCGGGGCGGTCACCGCCGGCCCGGCCAAGTGCGGCGGGCGGGCCGAGCCGAGGCGGAGCTGCGGCCTGGTGAGCCGGCTGTCGTCCCGCGCCGGCGCGGAggatgacgaggacgaggaggaggagggggaggaggaggcgggcggCGAGCTGGGCCGGCGGTTCGGGCGCGTGGGTGTGCAGGAGAAGGAGTACTTCAGCGGCAGCATCATCGTGGATAGCGGAGGCAGGGGCACCCCGCTGCCTGCCTCCTCGCTCAAACGCTCCAACTCGTACACCGGGGAGAG atga